One Myotis daubentonii chromosome 3, mMyoDau2.1, whole genome shotgun sequence genomic window carries:
- the LOC132229196 gene encoding keratin-associated protein 10-7-like, which yields MAASTLSVCSSHRSYGNRACLPGSYDSCTDSSWQVDDCPESCCEPSCCAPTCCVPSCCQPSCCTSSCCVPTCCAPSCCTPTSCLTLVCTPVSCMSSPCCQTTCGPTPCQSTCISSCMSLCCQPSCCTSFTCQQACCVPACCTPVCCKPLCCVPVCSGASSCCQPTPCTSSCCRPSSCVSLICRPVCRPACCVPTSSCCGPASSCQPSCCRPSSCMSLLCRPVCSRPACCVPTSAQKSCC from the coding sequence ATGGCCGCATCCACCCTGTCCGTCTGCTCCAGCCACCGGAGCTATGGCAACCGCGCCTGCCTGCCCGGGTCCTATGACTCTTGCACCGACTCCTCCTGGCAGGTGGACGACTGTCCAGAGAGCTGCTGTGAGCCCTCCTGCTGCGCCCCcacctgctgtgtccccagctgctgccagccttcctgctgcacCTCCAGCTGCTGTGTCCCCACCTGCTGTGCCCCCAGCTGTTGCACCCCGACCTCCTGCCTTACCCTTGTTTGCACCCCAGTCAGCTGTATGTCCAGCCCCTGCTGTCAGACGACCTGTGGGCCAACCCCCTGCCAGTCAACCTGCATCAGCTCCTGCATGTCCTTGTGCTGCCAGCCCTCCTGCTGCACCTCCTTTACCTGCCAACAGGcctgctgtgtgcctgcctgctgcacacccgtCTGCTGCAAgcccctgtgctgtgtgcccgtCTGCTCTGGGGCCTCCTCCTGCTGCCAGCCCACCCCCTGCACCTCATCCTGCTGCAGACCCTCCTCCTGCGTGTCCCTCATCTGCCGCCCCGTGTGCAGGcctgcctgctgtgtgcccacctcctcctgctgtggccctgcctcctcctgccagcccagctgctgccgcccgtcctcctgcatgtccctgctCTGCCGCCCCGTGTGCTCCCGCCCAGCCTGCTGTGTCCCCACCTCGGCCCAGAAGTCCTGCTGTTGA